In Gemmatimonadota bacterium, the following are encoded in one genomic region:
- a CDS encoding S9 family peptidase: MRTSVRVVLALGAVGVAVPAAWAQGSPRAFTPADWYKVTTLSSPAVSPDGKRVAFTVTTVRESENRRHSEVWVVSTAGGEAQRFTAPGYESSNPRWSPDGSWLLFASQRPGGGRGRSWGLRMDEPGGEAVATDRYPAGSVPNDKRFVVWSEGGAPDSAGVDTTRRDPFGRMQPMARPPYGAITRPLEPARFDGRHITEMRYKSNGPGFLPGPREKRIYRPAQLWMQLLDGAAKKQMIDSTAYSRRGAAVSPDGKWVAFIADAGLRPDSVVEAERDSLARLPYNAKRDEAPRNDADIFVVAVTGGTPRRLTSAMGSEGDVQWSPDGKWISFSSAPTRVNSERLYVVDANGGTPVNLLGDWQYEPGSHAWLPDGRIAMSAEVGGRSALFHIDPQTKAMKEVLGGRRQMRGFSMDDAGKVVAYVATSMDKPTELYIANADGSGERRLTSFNDAIVKDVAFSDAERFTYKSVGNLEIEGWLMKPYGYQPGKKYPVALYIHGGPHSAYGEGWFDEFQNLAGAGMFVLFTNPRGSSGYGAKFTFATRGRWFAEDYQDLMKAVDIVALRPDVDSTRMGVTGGSYGGVMTAWVTAKTTRFKAAQADRMISNWWSWYGTSDAQGLTEFEFFGKPWDNPAMYDSLSPIRHIRKVKTPTLIVQSEEDHRTPMTDAEQWYVGLKKQGTPVELVRYPRSTHDLSRTGEPWLLVDRLGRLRQWFGYWLLDQTAPKAAMGGS, translated from the coding sequence ATGCGAACGTCTGTCCGCGTAGTCCTCGCCCTGGGTGCCGTGGGAGTCGCCGTCCCGGCGGCCTGGGCCCAAGGGAGCCCGCGCGCCTTCACTCCCGCCGACTGGTACAAGGTCACGACCTTGTCCTCACCGGCGGTCTCGCCCGATGGCAAGCGCGTCGCCTTCACGGTGACGACGGTGCGCGAAAGCGAGAATCGTCGACACAGCGAAGTGTGGGTCGTGTCGACGGCGGGTGGCGAGGCCCAGCGCTTCACCGCGCCGGGGTACGAATCGTCCAACCCGCGCTGGTCGCCCGACGGGTCGTGGCTGCTCTTCGCCTCGCAGCGTCCCGGCGGCGGACGCGGACGCTCGTGGGGGCTGCGCATGGACGAGCCGGGGGGCGAAGCCGTCGCGACCGATCGATACCCGGCCGGCTCGGTACCTAACGACAAGCGTTTCGTGGTCTGGAGCGAGGGGGGGGCCCCGGACTCTGCTGGTGTCGACACCACGCGTCGCGATCCGTTCGGGCGCATGCAGCCCATGGCCCGCCCGCCGTACGGCGCGATCACGCGCCCCCTCGAGCCGGCGCGCTTCGACGGGCGGCACATCACCGAGATGCGCTACAAGTCCAACGGGCCTGGCTTCCTCCCCGGGCCACGCGAGAAGCGCATCTATCGTCCCGCGCAGCTCTGGATGCAGCTGCTGGACGGCGCCGCCAAGAAGCAGATGATCGACAGCACCGCCTACTCGCGCCGCGGCGCTGCGGTGTCGCCTGACGGCAAGTGGGTCGCCTTCATTGCCGACGCGGGGCTCCGTCCCGACTCGGTGGTGGAGGCCGAGCGTGACTCGCTGGCGCGCCTGCCCTACAACGCCAAGCGTGACGAGGCGCCGCGCAACGACGCCGACATCTTCGTGGTCGCCGTCACGGGCGGCACGCCGCGCCGCCTGACGAGTGCGATGGGGAGCGAAGGTGACGTGCAGTGGTCGCCCGACGGGAAGTGGATCTCGTTTTCCAGTGCGCCGACGCGGGTGAACAGCGAACGGCTGTACGTCGTCGATGCCAACGGGGGGACGCCGGTCAACCTGCTGGGGGATTGGCAGTACGAGCCCGGGTCGCATGCCTGGCTCCCCGACGGACGCATCGCGATGAGCGCCGAGGTGGGGGGGCGCAGTGCACTCTTCCACATCGATCCGCAGACCAAGGCGATGAAGGAAGTGCTGGGCGGGCGCCGCCAGATGCGCGGCTTCAGCATGGATGACGCGGGGAAGGTCGTGGCATACGTCGCCACGAGCATGGACAAGCCGACGGAACTCTACATCGCCAATGCCGACGGCAGCGGGGAGCGTCGCCTGACGAGCTTCAACGACGCGATCGTCAAGGACGTCGCCTTCAGCGATGCCGAGCGCTTCACGTACAAGAGCGTCGGCAACCTGGAGATCGAGGGGTGGCTGATGAAGCCGTACGGCTACCAGCCGGGGAAGAAGTACCCGGTGGCGCTGTACATCCATGGCGGGCCGCACTCGGCGTACGGCGAAGGGTGGTTCGACGAGTTCCAGAACCTGGCCGGGGCGGGGATGTTCGTGCTCTTCACCAATCCGCGCGGCTCGTCGGGCTATGGTGCGAAGTTCACCTTTGCCACCCGCGGGCGCTGGTTTGCCGAGGACTACCAGGACCTCATGAAGGCCGTTGACATCGTGGCCCTGCGCCCGGACGTCGATTCCACGCGCATGGGCGTCACCGGTGGTTCGTATGGCGGCGTGATGACGGCGTGGGTGACGGCCAAGACGACGCGCTTCAAGGCGGCGCAGGCCGATCGCATGATCAGCAACTGGTGGTCCTGGTATGGGACGAGCGACGCCCAGGGGCTCACCGAGTTCGAGTTCTTCGGCAAGCCGTGGGACAACCCGGCGATGTACGACTCACTCTCGCCCATCCGGCACATCCGAAAGGTCAAGACGCCGACGTTGATCGTGCAGTCCGAGGAGGATCATCGCACGCCGATGACGGACGCCGAGCAGTGGTACGTCGGCCTCAAGAAGCAGGGGACGCCGGTGGAGCTCGTTAGGTATCCGCGCTCCACGCACGACCTGTCGCGCACCGGCGAGCCCTGGCTCCTGGTCGACCGGCTGGGGCGGTTGCGGCAGTGGTTCGGCTACTGGCTCCTCGACCAGACGGCACCCAAGGCGGCGATGGGTGGCTCGTAG
- a CDS encoding glycosyltransferase: MPHVIVVLAALQGLALLLVIVRLLPGRRRRPPVAPIPEGVEGTSVSVVVATLNEARRIGPCLAGLAKQGAPLREVIVVDSHSKDATPAMVEEVAARDPRFRLVNDPPLPAGWVGKVWALQHGLGEATSEWVLGIDADTEPQPGMVAAVVQAAQAMRYDVVSFAPQFADMTSAEQWLQPSMLLTLVYRFGAAGMADPPPDRVMANGQCFLARREVLLANGGYEVSRQSWADDVTLARSLASRGVRVGFLDGSRLYKVRAYDSLGHMWREWGRSFDLSDATTRVRQWFDVLYIALAQGMPWLVLLAFALGALSAQTPAGLVLLRLNQTLVAIRVLMLLALWGSYERRSMGFWLSPFADPVAAWRLILSTVRRPTGWRGRTFTLGSAPDPSR; encoded by the coding sequence TTGCCCCACGTGATCGTCGTCCTCGCTGCCCTGCAGGGGCTCGCCCTCCTCCTCGTCATCGTCCGGCTCCTCCCCGGGCGTCGCCGTCGTCCTCCCGTCGCCCCGATCCCCGAGGGGGTGGAGGGGACGTCGGTCTCGGTGGTCGTCGCCACGCTCAATGAGGCCAGGCGCATCGGCCCGTGCCTGGCGGGGCTGGCGAAGCAAGGGGCGCCACTCCGTGAGGTGATCGTCGTCGACTCGCACTCGAAGGACGCGACGCCGGCGATGGTTGAGGAAGTTGCAGCTCGCGACCCGCGCTTCCGCCTCGTGAACGATCCGCCCCTCCCGGCCGGCTGGGTGGGGAAGGTGTGGGCGCTGCAGCATGGGCTGGGCGAGGCGACGAGCGAGTGGGTCCTGGGGATCGACGCCGATACCGAGCCACAGCCAGGGATGGTGGCCGCCGTGGTGCAGGCAGCACAGGCGATGCGCTACGACGTCGTGTCGTTTGCACCGCAGTTTGCCGACATGACGAGCGCCGAGCAGTGGTTGCAGCCGTCGATGCTGCTCACGCTGGTGTATCGCTTCGGGGCGGCGGGGATGGCCGACCCACCCCCCGATCGCGTGATGGCGAACGGACAGTGTTTCCTGGCGCGGCGCGAGGTCCTGTTGGCGAACGGCGGCTATGAGGTGTCGCGGCAGTCGTGGGCCGACGACGTCACGCTCGCGCGCTCGCTCGCGTCGCGTGGGGTGCGCGTCGGCTTCCTCGATGGCTCGCGCCTGTACAAGGTGCGGGCCTACGACAGCCTGGGGCACATGTGGCGCGAGTGGGGGCGCTCGTTCGACCTGAGCGATGCGACCACGCGCGTGCGCCAGTGGTTCGATGTGCTTTACATCGCCCTGGCCCAGGGGATGCCGTGGCTGGTGCTGCTGGCCTTCGCGCTCGGCGCGCTTTCGGCACAGACACCGGCGGGGCTCGTACTCCTGCGCCTCAACCAGACCCTCGTGGCCATACGCGTGCTGATGCTCCTCGCGCTGTGGGGGAGCTACGAGCGTCGATCCATGGGGTTCTGGCTGTCGCCGTTCGCCGATCCCGTCGCGGCCTGGCGCCTGATTCTCTCGACCGTGCGTCGCCCAACAGGATGGCGCGGGCGCACCTTCACGTTAGGGAGCGCCCCCGACCCGTCGCGTTAG
- a CDS encoding 2-oxoacid:acceptor oxidoreductase subunit alpha, with protein sequence MATRAAPTIRRLREHTVEVVSDSGEGAQKCSQIFGAVTAKMGNGVWTVEIIPAEIQPPARVPEGASGNRIRIGAGQVTNWGDETNLVVAFNEQVLLARHRLKALAPDATVLIEDKWATHDDPEIREQWTRAMAELSSTGYRLVMVPMEEQCLTLVDDPRKGKNMFALGMLSWIYDRDLERVYEQIAHTFRKKSEAVYQRNVELVNLGYAWAAEHLDFRIAIPPEPNEQAMVVMNGNEALGMGAIASGMELCAMYPITPATSVSHYLSEVFEKFGGVVHQAEDEIAAAGVAIGASYAGKVAFTITSGPGLALKTEFLGLAIMTEIPLVVVDVQRGGPSTGLPTKVEQSDLLAALYAQPGDAPRVVLAPATIEECFHIMVTARRIAEAFRCVVMVLSDANLATGVQPFPRPSLDVRWQADALDLGAVPEGTKAYAWNADTGLSRRVIPGQGGGMHTVTGLSHDEGSKVAYSAGVHAKGMAMRSRKLAVLGSLLAPPTPYGADAGDLLIIGWGSTKGAIEEAVDRARAAGGSVASLHLRFLSPMEPGLAEIFRRFRKVATVEINYSDTVGDPYITEENRRRGQLSWLLRAQTLVDVDCWTRTPGEPLRPAAIVEAIHDLMPARGDA encoded by the coding sequence CTGGCCACACGCGCGGCACCCACCATCCGCCGGCTGCGCGAGCACACCGTCGAAGTCGTCTCCGACTCCGGTGAAGGGGCCCAAAAGTGCTCGCAGATCTTCGGCGCGGTGACGGCAAAGATGGGGAACGGCGTCTGGACGGTGGAGATCATCCCGGCCGAGATCCAGCCCCCCGCACGCGTGCCCGAGGGAGCGAGCGGCAATCGAATCCGCATCGGCGCGGGGCAGGTGACCAATTGGGGCGATGAAACCAACCTCGTCGTGGCCTTCAACGAGCAGGTGCTGCTGGCACGGCATCGGCTGAAGGCACTGGCCCCCGACGCGACCGTCCTCATTGAAGACAAGTGGGCGACCCACGACGACCCGGAGATTCGCGAGCAGTGGACGCGCGCGATGGCGGAGCTGTCGTCGACCGGCTATCGCCTGGTGATGGTCCCGATGGAGGAGCAGTGCCTCACGCTCGTGGACGACCCGCGCAAGGGCAAGAACATGTTCGCCCTCGGGATGCTCTCGTGGATCTACGACCGTGACCTTGAGCGCGTGTACGAGCAGATCGCGCACACCTTCCGCAAGAAGTCGGAGGCGGTGTACCAACGCAACGTCGAGCTGGTGAACCTCGGGTACGCCTGGGCCGCCGAGCACCTGGACTTCCGCATCGCGATCCCGCCGGAGCCTAACGAGCAGGCGATGGTGGTGATGAACGGCAACGAGGCGCTGGGGATGGGGGCCATCGCGTCGGGGATGGAGCTCTGCGCGATGTACCCGATCACCCCGGCTACGTCGGTGTCGCACTACCTGTCCGAGGTCTTCGAGAAGTTCGGCGGCGTGGTGCACCAGGCCGAGGACGAGATCGCCGCCGCCGGGGTCGCCATTGGCGCCTCGTATGCCGGCAAGGTCGCCTTCACCATCACCTCCGGCCCCGGGCTCGCGCTCAAGACCGAGTTTCTCGGGCTGGCGATCATGACCGAGATCCCGCTCGTGGTGGTGGACGTGCAGCGTGGGGGGCCGAGCACCGGGCTTCCCACGAAGGTCGAGCAGTCGGACCTCCTCGCGGCGCTGTATGCGCAGCCTGGCGACGCCCCGCGTGTCGTGCTGGCGCCGGCGACCATCGAGGAGTGCTTCCATATCATGGTCACGGCGCGCCGGATCGCCGAGGCGTTCCGCTGCGTGGTGATGGTACTCTCGGACGCGAACCTCGCGACCGGGGTGCAGCCCTTCCCGCGCCCGTCGCTCGATGTGCGCTGGCAGGCTGACGCGCTGGATCTCGGCGCCGTCCCTGAGGGAACGAAGGCCTACGCGTGGAATGCGGACACGGGGCTGTCGCGCCGGGTGATCCCGGGGCAGGGAGGCGGCATGCACACGGTCACCGGGCTCTCGCACGACGAGGGGAGCAAGGTGGCGTACAGCGCCGGCGTGCACGCCAAGGGGATGGCGATGCGCTCGCGCAAGCTCGCCGTGCTCGGCTCGCTCCTCGCGCCGCCGACACCCTACGGGGCCGATGCAGGCGACCTGCTCATCATCGGGTGGGGGAGCACGAAGGGGGCGATCGAGGAAGCGGTGGACCGGGCCCGCGCTGCGGGGGGGTCGGTGGCCTCGTTGCACCTGCGCTTCCTCTCGCCCATGGAACCGGGGCTCGCAGAGATCTTCCGGCGCTTCCGCAAGGTGGCGACGGTGGAGATCAACTACAGCGACACGGTGGGCGACCCGTACATCACCGAGGAGAACCGGCGCCGCGGACAGCTCTCCTGGCTGCTGCGCGCGCAGACGCTCGTCGACGTCGACTGCTGGACGCGTACCCCCGGCGAGCCGCTTCGCCCTGCGGCGATCGTCGAGGCCATTCACGACCTGATGCCGGCGCGAGGTGACGCATGA
- a CDS encoding 2-oxoglutarate oxidoreductase has product MSACSLHVLATDDSRTFGVSDYEGARARWCPGCGDHSVLASVEKLLASEQLKPEETVFVSGIGCSSRFPHYLSTYGFHGIHGRALPVATGIKLHRPELSVFVVMGDGDCTSIGAGHWVHTLRYNPDMVVMMLDNGIYGLTKNQTSPTTPQGLPSNTQPGGSILMPLNPLSVALGISNASFVAQTAEFVPAHLYATLKAAFHHRGLSFVRILQRCPVFTPGIFAEAVKKPALVELLVHDDGVVVPEIEAIYKSRIAHDPRDIDRARHLADATETIKLGVYFKDPSRPRYEEVRRVTPRTPQERNDLLNAEFDRYAV; this is encoded by the coding sequence ATGAGTGCCTGTTCCCTGCACGTCCTGGCGACGGACGACAGTCGCACGTTCGGAGTCAGTGACTACGAGGGCGCGCGCGCGCGCTGGTGCCCTGGATGCGGCGATCACTCCGTGCTGGCGTCGGTCGAGAAGCTGCTGGCGAGTGAGCAGCTCAAGCCGGAGGAGACGGTCTTCGTCTCGGGGATCGGCTGCTCGTCGCGCTTTCCGCACTACCTGAGTACCTATGGCTTCCACGGGATCCACGGGCGCGCCCTCCCGGTCGCGACGGGGATCAAGCTGCACCGTCCGGAACTGTCGGTGTTCGTGGTGATGGGCGATGGCGACTGTACGTCGATCGGGGCCGGGCACTGGGTGCACACGCTGCGCTACAATCCCGACATGGTGGTCATGATGCTCGACAACGGCATCTATGGCCTCACCAAGAACCAGACCTCGCCGACGACACCGCAGGGGCTGCCGAGCAACACGCAGCCCGGGGGGTCGATCCTGATGCCACTCAACCCCCTATCGGTGGCGCTCGGGATCAGCAACGCGTCGTTTGTGGCGCAGACGGCGGAGTTCGTCCCGGCGCATCTCTACGCGACGCTCAAGGCGGCCTTCCATCATCGCGGCCTCTCGTTCGTGCGCATTCTGCAGCGCTGCCCGGTCTTCACGCCGGGGATCTTCGCGGAGGCGGTCAAGAAGCCGGCGTTGGTGGAGCTGTTGGTGCACGACGATGGCGTCGTGGTTCCCGAGATCGAGGCGATCTACAAGTCGCGAATCGCGCACGACCCGCGCGACATCGACCGGGCGCGCCACCTGGCCGATGCGACCGAGACGATCAAGCTGGGCGTGTACTTCAAGGATCCTTCGCGCCCCCGCTACGAGGAGGTGCGCCGAGTGACACCCCGCACGCCGCAGGAACGCAACGACCTTCTCAATGCGGAGTTCGATCGATATGCCGTCTGA
- a CDS encoding 4Fe-4S binding protein — protein MIVTSILILGGVGLAFAILIALANKRLKVWEDPRIDVVASMLPNANCGACGLPGCRAFAEQAVAGVIAPAKCTVSNEAGVVAIANYLGVDKGEAIKRVARLRCAGGTDVAVQRADYRGLQSCAAAAAVAGGGKGCTWGCLGLADCEVSCDFDAIRMSATGIPVVDPGKCTACGDCVEACPKDLFVLMPVSQHLLVQCRNLLSGDEVLEQCKVACTACGRCVQDSAPGLISVASGVAVINHDMIAQETARATERCPTDAIVWLEGAQCAPIRRTSARSAVA, from the coding sequence ATGATCGTCACTTCGATACTGATCCTGGGCGGCGTGGGGCTGGCGTTCGCCATCCTCATCGCGCTGGCCAACAAGCGGCTGAAGGTCTGGGAGGACCCGCGCATCGACGTCGTGGCGTCGATGCTTCCCAATGCCAACTGCGGTGCCTGCGGCCTCCCCGGCTGCCGGGCGTTTGCCGAGCAGGCGGTGGCGGGGGTCATTGCCCCGGCCAAGTGCACGGTGTCGAACGAAGCGGGAGTCGTCGCCATCGCCAACTACCTGGGGGTGGACAAGGGGGAGGCCATCAAGCGCGTTGCGCGCCTGCGCTGTGCTGGCGGCACCGACGTCGCGGTCCAGCGCGCCGATTATCGCGGGCTGCAATCGTGCGCGGCCGCGGCCGCGGTCGCCGGTGGCGGCAAGGGGTGCACGTGGGGATGCCTGGGCCTCGCCGATTGCGAGGTCTCGTGCGACTTCGATGCCATTCGCATGAGTGCGACCGGCATTCCGGTGGTGGATCCCGGCAAGTGCACGGCGTGTGGCGACTGTGTGGAGGCGTGCCCGAAGGACCTCTTCGTGCTCATGCCCGTCTCGCAACACCTGCTGGTGCAGTGCCGAAACCTGCTGTCGGGCGATGAGGTGCTGGAGCAGTGCAAGGTGGCCTGCACGGCGTGCGGGCGATGTGTGCAGGACTCGGCGCCGGGGCTCATCAGTGTGGCCTCGGGCGTCGCCGTGATCAACCATGACATGATCGCGCAGGAGACCGCGCGGGCAACGGAGCGTTGCCCCACGGACGCGATCGTGTGGCTCGAGGGGGCGCAGTGCGCCCCGATTCGTCGTACTTCGGCTCGGAGTGCCGTCGCATGA